TAGTATCAGCAGTGAGTGGAAAAGAAATATTATCGTCAATAGTTGGATCATCGGAGGATAAAGCTGTAGAAATAACAAGTAACGTAACCGCAGAGACAACACCGTTGGAATTTGCCGTGGGAGGAGCTACTGTAGCTCATCTAGCAAATGCTGCAGCTAAAGCATCAGCAGTATCAGGAGGTATAGCATTACGCTCTTTGGTTAAAGGTGGTAAATTGGCTACACATAATGGTAACAATGATGAAAAAGCAGTACAATCAGCAGGAATAACTGCAGTAAATAAGTTATTAGGAGCGGTAGAAGGAATAGTGAAGAAGACAGTAAAGAATGTATTAGAGAAAGTAAAGCAAGAAGTGGATAATGCAAGAGAGCCGAAAGCATTAGGGAAGCAGTAATATTTATATTATTTATAATTTATATAGTTGAAAATGATTAGGTATAAATATTAGTAAAGGGAGCAATAAAGCTCTCTTTTTTTTGTTTTCAAAATAGTATGTGTTATATGAGTCATATTTTTTTGCTTTCTTTAAAGCAAAGCTAAAAATAATAATAAAAAACAAGGAGGCTAAGAAAGGAATGAAAGAGAAGAAAGGAATAGGAAATATAGAAGAGTGTATAAGCGAGTATAGAGAGAAGGGAAGAGAGAAGGGAAGTAAAAGAGGATTAAAGGGGATAAGAATAAGAGAAGTAATGATGGTGATGGTGATGGTGGTGATGATGGGATGTAATAGTGGGGGAGTAAAGGGAGGAGGAGCTTCAGGAGGAGAAGGGAGTAGTGGTTTAAGTGATATAATTTCAAGTGCAAGAAAGGAATTTTTGGATGCTTTTTTATCTTTTGGTGAGTTATTAAAAGAAGTACTTGGTTTTAATTTAGATACAACTAAGAAAGAAGTTGGGGAACACTTGGGTAAGGTTGGAGAGGCAGTTAATGTAGTTAAAGGTAAATTGGAGAGTCTTAAGAGTAATGGTCAGTTTAGTTTAATAAAAGATAAGGCAGATGGTATAATCACCAAAGCAATTGATACTTTGAAAAAGATAGTTGATGGTGTAAGTAAAATTAAGGGAGCTACTGGTGCTGCTAATGATAAAATAGCTAGTGCTACTGGTGATAATAATGATGCAGTGCCAGCAGATACAGCAAGTGTAAAGGGTCTTGTTGAGGGAATTAGTATGATCTATGAAGCAGCTAAGGAAGTGAAAGTTGATTCAAAAGGAAATGCTGATAAGACAATTGCTGATTCTAAAGCAATTGCAAAGTTATTTAATGGTAGTGCTAATGTTTCTGATGCTACTGGATTAAAAGCGGCTAATGTAGCCTTGAATGCAGCTAGTGGTGCAGATGTATTAGCAGCGATTGAAGCGGTTAAGGCTGGTACAAGCAAACCTGCTGGTCAAATAAAAGATGCAACAGATGCTTATGATATTGCTATTGCTAATAAAAGTAATGATGATATTACTGGTAATGTTAAAACAAATGCATCAGCAATAACAGCAGGTTTA
The sequence above is drawn from the Borrelia hispanica CRI genome and encodes:
- a CDS encoding variable large family protein is translated as MMVMVMVVMMGCNSGGVKGGGASGGEGSSGLSDIISSARKEFLDAFLSFGELLKEVLGFNLDTTKKEVGEHLGKVGEAVNVVKGKLESLKSNGQFSLIKDKADGIITKAIDTLKKIVDGVSKIKGATGAANDKIASATGDNNDAVPADTASVKGLVEGISMIYEAAKEVKVDSKGNADKTIADSKAIAKLFNGSANVSDATGLKAANVALNAASGADVLAAIEAVKAGTSKPAGQIKDATDAYDIAIANKSNDDITGNVKTNASAITAGLALRGMAKDGKLATKATDAPQEGINAVLSRAVSKTVNEIMFNIRRTVDKCLKDVNDCIEENFSSEVKSK